One Elgaria multicarinata webbii isolate HBS135686 ecotype San Diego chromosome 7, rElgMul1.1.pri, whole genome shotgun sequence DNA window includes the following coding sequences:
- the UTP23 gene encoding rRNA-processing protein UTP23 homolog, whose amino-acid sequence MKITRQKHAKKNMGFYKYNFGFREPFQVLLDGTFCQAALRNKIQIREQLPGYLAGATQLCTTRCVLKELESLGKELYGAKLIAQRFQVRHCSHFKSPVSGSVCLLSMIEDGNPHHYFIATQDQDLATKIKKRAGVPLLFIIQNTMVLDKPSAKSLAFVQTMQTNRLMPEHQKQSIALLKEEQGLAKTSEPKKRKRKRAAGPNPLSCLKKKKKGEETSQPSATKKGGNRKRSKRKSEATAGGVQSGPQNVEA is encoded by the exons ATGAAGATCACCCGGCAGAAGCACGCGAAGAAGAACATGGGCTTCTACAAGTACAACTTCGGCTTCCGGGAGCCCTTCCAGGTGCTGCTGGACGGCACCTTCTGCCAGGCCGCGCTCCGCAACAAGATCCAGATCCGCGAACAGTTGCCAGGTTACCTGGCCGGGGCCACGCAGCTCTGCACGACGCG ATGTGTCCTAAAAGAACTAGAATCCTTGGGAAAGGAGTTGTATGGTGCAAAACTAATTGCACAGAGATTTCAGGTTCGCCATTGTTCTCACTTCAAAAGTCCAGTGAGCGGCTCAGTCTGCCTTTTATCCATGATTGAGGATGGCAATCCACACCATTATTTCATTGCTACACAG GATCAAGATCTggcaacaaaaataaagaaaagggcTGGAGTTCCTCTTCTGTTCATAATACAGAACACTATGGTTCTAGATAAGCCTTCTGCTAAATCCTTGGCCTTCGTGCAAACGATGCAGACAAACAGGCTTATGCCAGAACACCAGAAACAAAGCATTGCACTTCTCAAAGAGGAGCAGGGCCTAGCGAAGACCTCGGAGCCTAAAAAAAGGAAACGTAAAAGAGCTGCTGGCCCGAATCCCCTCAGTTgcctgaagaaaaagaaaaaaggcgaAGAGACCTCACAGCCTTCAGCaaccaaaaaaggggggaataggAAGCGCAGCAAAAGGAAATCAGAAGCCACTGCTGGGGGTGTGCAGTCAGGGCCCCAGAATGTAGAAGCATAA
- the RAD21 gene encoding double-strand-break repair protein rad21 homolog — MFYAHFVLSKRGPLAKIWLAAHWDKKLTKAHVFECNLESSVESIISPKVKMALRTSGHLLLGVVRIYHRKAKYLLADCNEAFIKIKMAFRPGVVDLPEENREAAYNAITLPEEFHDFDQPLPDLDDIDVAQQFSLNQSRVEEITMREEVGNISILQDNDFGDFGMDDREMMREDSAFPDDMLDSTSASNLLLEPEQSTSHLNEKANHLEYEDQYKDDNFGEGNDGGILDDKLLSNNEGGIFDDPPALSEGGVMMPEQPPHDDMDDDDNVSMGGPDSPDSVDPVEPLPTMTDQTTLVPNEEEAFALEPIDITVKETKAKRKRKLIVDSVKELDSKTIRAQLSDYSDIVTTLDLAPPTKKLMMWKETGGVEKLFSLPAQPLWNNRLLKLFTRCLTPLVPEDLRKRRKGGEADNLDEFLKDFENPEVPREEQQRNVIDEPILEEPSRLQESIMEGSRTNLDESVMPPPPPQTGVKRKAAQVEPEPVLPTQPLQQIEMPPVELPPEEPQNICQLIPELELLPEKEKEKEKEKEEEEEEEEEDGTGGDQDQEERRWNKRTQQMLHGLQRALAKTGAESISLLELCRNTNRKQAAAKFYSFLVLKKQQAIELTQEEPYSDIIATPGPRFHII; from the exons ATGTTCTACGCTCACTTTGTCCTGAGCAAGCGAGGGCCGCTAGCCAAGATCTGGCTGGCGGCCCATTGGGATAAGAAGCTAACCAAAGCCCATGTATTCGAATGCAATTTGGAAAGCAGTGTGGAGAGCATCATCTCGCCTAAG GTGAAGATGGCTCTTCGAACTTCAGGACATCTTTTACTGGGTGTTGTTAGAATCTACCACAGGAAAGCTAAATACCTCCTTGCAGACTGTAATGAAGCATTCATAAAGATCAAGATGGCTTTCCGTCCAG GTGTAGTTGATCTGCCTGAGGAAAATAGAGAAGCTGCTTACAATGCTATCACCTTACCTGAAGAATTTCATGATTTTGACCAACCCTTGCCAGATTTAGA cGATATTGATGTGGCTCAGCAATTCAGTTTGAACCAAAGCAGAGTGGAAGAAATTACAATGCGAGAAGAAGTGGGCAACATCAGTATCCTTCAGGATAATGACTTTG GTGACTTTGGAATGGATGACCGTGAGATGATGCGAGAAGACAGTGCGTTTCCGGATGACATGCTGGATAGTACTAGTGCTTCCAACCTTCTACTGGAGCCTGAGCAGAGCACCAGTCATCTTAATGAGAAAGCTAATCACTTGGAATATGAAGATCAGTACAAGGATGACAACTTTGGAGAGGGAAATGATGGTGGAATCCTAG ACGACAAACTTCTCAGCAACAATGAAGGAGGCATATTTGATGACCCGCCTGCCCTTTCAGAAGGGGGAGTAATGATGCCTGAGCAACCTCCCCATGATgacatggatgatgatgataatgtctCAA TGGGTGGGCCTGATAGCCCAGACTCAGTAGATCCAGTTGAACCATTGCCAACGATGACTGATCAGACAACACTGGTTCCAAATGAAGAAGAAGCATTTGCCTTAGAGCCTATTGATATAACTG TTAAGGAAACCAaggcaaagaggaagaggaagctgatTGTAGACAGTGTGAAAGAACTGGACAGCAAGACTATCAGAGCTCAACTAAGTGATTACTCTGATATTGTCACTACACTGGATTTGGCACCACCTACTAAGAAGTTAATGATGTGGAAAGAGACTGGGGGTGTTgaaaaacttttctctcttcctgctcAGCCTCTGTGGAATAATAGACTGTTGAAG CTTTTCACTCGCTGTCTTACACCTCTTGTACCAGAAGACCTTAGAAAGAGGAGGAAAGGTGGGGAAGCTGATAATCTGGATGAGTTCCTTAAAGACTTTGAGAATCCTGAAGTGCCCAGAGAGGAACAGCAGCGCAACGTTATTG atgaacctattttggaggagCCAAGTCGCCTTCAGGAATCCATTATGGAAGGCAGCAGGACCAACTTGGATGAATCGGTCATgccaccacctccaccccagACAGGGGTAAAGCGAAAGGCTGCACAAGTGGAACCAGAACCTGTGCTACCT ACTCAACCATTACAACAAATAGAGATGCCACCTGTGGAATTGCCTCCAGAAGAGCCTCAAAATATCTGCCAGCTAATTCCAGAACTGGAGCTTCTACccgagaaagagaaggaaaaagaaaaggaaaaggaggaagaagaggaggaagag GAGGAAGATGGTACGGGAGGTGACCAGGATCAGGAAGAAAGACGATGGAACAAGAGAACTCAACAGATGCTTCATGGTCTTCAG AGAGCTCTTGCCAAGACTGGAGCAGAATCCATCAGTTTGCTTGAGTTATGTAGGAATACAAACCGCAAGCAAGCAGCAGCAAAATTCTACAGTTTCTTGGTACTTAAAAAGCAGCAAGCTATAGAGCTGACCCAGGAAGAGCCGTACAGTGACATCATTGCAACTCCTGGTCCCAGATTCCATATTATTTGA